The genomic DNA tcaagtgatcaaatattttgaattaaaaaataaagtaatatataattatataatgacacctCATGTGTGTATTCAAAAATGTATACTTTAGTTTGAGTACAAACAACATGAACATGTCAAAAACGGAGCAACTCCTAAACAAGCAATAATGCATAAGCATTTCTGATAAAAAATTTCTGTCATATTCTGTGTTGAAGGCAAAGGATTTCTGGGAATATGATGTTACAACACAGTAATCAACAAGCAGAAACACAATTGTCGGTCGACACAAGATATTCGTGTTATATCATTCATACGAGAACAGAAATGTGAAAAACTGGCTTCTCTATCCTGAATCCCGATCTTAAATATCCTGCGCCTGTGTATTTAGTAGAGAAGTAAATGAACTAAACATTTATCAGTTGGTTTATCAAACATGAAAATGAAAGTAAAGCATAAGAACTTGGTTTTATTTCTAGCTAGTAGATGGCtgtgtttaaaattaaatccaaatCTTGAACCGAAGCAATTTGATTTTCATCATTACAAAGATATACATACCAGATCATATGGAAACAAACAATGCGCTCAACAGCTAAGTGATCAGGTGCTAACTTGCCCATCATTCCAACGCTATATTTGCCTTGAATCTTAGAATCAGTAAAAGATCAGAATActtgaataagaaaaaatctCACATCGACCTATGTCTTTTCAAGAGTCCCTAATTTGCTCACATCATTTTAGCACTAGCTGATTCTGGACTAGCCATTTTAGACCCGAAAGTTTCCAAAGCCTCcaagaaaaatcttttatttgggACTATACCATCTCTCTCCACCGCTTTAGCAATTTTTGTACTAGATCTTTCATATTGACTTTGGTGTAGGCTTTGTAAAGAAGTCTATATGTTGACAAATCTGGAGTCACCTTCAAATCGTGCAGGTTGTCAAAAAGTGCATCTGCTTGCACAGGCAAACTGTTCATGCAGTAAACATCAAGCATGGCTTTCAGTGTTGAAACTTTTATCCCCTTCCCTGACTTGATGAGCTCATCCAATATTTCTCTGGCCCTAGAAACACAGTCACAATATCCATACATTGTAATAAGACTCTCATATGTTATGAAGCTTGGCTTGTACTTCATATCAGCCATCTTTAGGAAAATGTCCTCAGCTTTCCCTCGAAGTCTTGCTTTCCCATAGTTAATGatcattgaattaaatgttGGCAGTGTTGGATTCTCCCTGGAGTGCCACAAGCTCTTAAACACTTGTTCTATCTTGTCAAAAGCTTGCTTCTTCCCATATGAATCAATCAGcaaattaaatgtaataatatCTGGCTTACACTGAGCACGTTTCATGCGGGAAAGTATATCTTCCATTTCTCTGATCATCCCATTTTTCCCATATGCATCCATCACACCATTGTAAGTATAAATATCGGGAGAAAGAAAACTTTCATCAAGTTCTTTGAACAAAGCATTAACTTGAGCAACATTTCGGGCTTGAGCAAAAGCTctcaaaagaatattatatgTCACAATGCTGGGTTGACAACGTTCCATTCCCTTCATCTTCTCAAAATAACCAAGCGCTTTGGCTAATGCCTTTCCTTTATCCCGAGTGTGGAGGTGGGCAGTAATTAGAGCATTATAAAGAGAAGTGTCAGGTCGGCACCCACTATTACGCATCTCAGAAAAGAGCCACATAGCCATCCTAGTTTGGCCTTTCTTTCCCATAACTGTTATCAACTTAGAATAAATGCCATTATCAGCAATGTACCAGCGTTGTTTTTGCATCCACCTGAACACCTGAAAGTTCGATATTTATAAATGACAAATGGTTCATTACATAAATTTACCTATGGAAATGTCAGATTCATAATCTAAATATCTTTGCTTTCACTTAAGTAACTCATTTTTTCCAAACAGATTAATacaataactcaaaattataaatcaacaTCAGGGGATGACCGATATTACTGTGGAAAAGTTGCTGAACCGGTTATAGTACAAAATCAATGTTGCATACGAGAATGTCTGTTACAAACATGACACTAAAGACTATCAAAAGCGACAATCCCAGTACCAGTACAGCGATATGATTCCCAATGCCGTAACCTTTCTTCCCATGATTTAGTattaatgagattatcatactTTGGATATGTTACAACACCATA from Mangifera indica cultivar Alphonso chromosome 16, CATAS_Mindica_2.1, whole genome shotgun sequence includes the following:
- the LOC123198961 gene encoding pentatricopeptide repeat-containing protein PPR5 homolog, chloroplastic-like, whose amino-acid sequence is MGKKGQTRMAMWLFSEMRNSGCRPDTSLYNALITAHLHTRDKGKALAKALGYFEKMKGMERCQPSIVTYNILLRAFAQARNVAQVNALFKELDESFLSPDIYTYNGVMDAYGKNGMIREMEDILSRMKRAQCKPDIITFNLLIDSYGKKQAFDKIEQVFKSLWHSRENPTLPTFNSMIINYGKARLRGKAEDIFLKMADMKYKPSFITYESLITMYGYCDCVSRAREILDELIKSGKGIKVSTLKAMLDVYCMNSLPVQADALFDNLHDLKVTPDLSTYRLLYKAYTKVNMKDLVQKLLKRWREMV